From the genome of Haematobia irritans isolate KBUSLIRL unplaced genomic scaffold, ASM5000362v1 scaffold_6, whole genome shotgun sequence, one region includes:
- the LOC142242773 gene encoding histone H2A → MSGRGKGGKVKGKAKSRSNRAGLQFPVGRIHRLLRKGNYAERVGAGAPVYLAAVMEYLAAEVLELAGNAARDNKKTRIIPRHLQLAIRNDEELNKLLSGVTIAQGGVLPNIQAVLLPKKTEKKA, encoded by the coding sequence atgtctggacgcggtaaaggtggcaaagttaagggaaaggcaaagtctcgttccaatcgtgctgggcttcaattccccgtcggtcgtattcatcgtcttttgcgcaaaggcaactatgctgagcgtgttggtgctggagctccagtttacttggctgctgtgatggaatacttggccgctgaagttcttgaattggctggtaacgctgctcgtgacaacaaaaagacaagaattatccctcgtcacttgcaattggctatccgtaatgacgaagaattgaacaaattgttgtccggtgtcaccattgctcaaggtggtgtattgccaaacatccaagctgttctcttgcccaagaagaccgaaaagaaggcttaa
- the LOC142242691 gene encoding histone H3: MARTKQTARKSTGGKAPRKQLATKAARKSAPATGGVKKPHRFRPGTVALREIRRYQKSTELLIRKLPFQRLVREIAQDFKTDLRFQSSAVMALQEASEAYLVGLFEDTNLCAIHAKRVTIMPKDIQLARRIRGERA; this comes from the coding sequence ATGGCTCGTACCAAGCAAACTGCCCGTAAATCTACCGGTGGCAAAGCCCCTCGTAAGCAATTGGCTACTAAAGCTGCTCGTAAGAGTGCCCCAGCCACCGGCGGTGTCAAGAAGCCCCATCGTTTCCGCCCTGGTACCGTTGCTTTGCGTGAAATCCGTCGTTACCAAAAGAGCACAGAATTGTTGATCCGCAAATTGCCTTTCCAACGTTTGGTTCGTGAAATTGCCCAAGATTTCAAAACTGACTTGCGTTTCCAGAGTTCTGCTGTCATGGCCTTGCAAGAAGCTAGCGAAGCCTACTTGGTTGGTCTATTCGAAGATACCAACTTGTGCGCTATCCATGCTAAGCGTGTCACCATCATGCCCAAGGATATCCAATTGGCCAGACGTATTCGTGGAGAACgtgcttaa